From Acidobacteriota bacterium, the proteins below share one genomic window:
- a CDS encoding VOC family protein: MGFKAKVRTCLWFDGGGQEAAEFYVSLLPDSAIDAVSRPSSDAPALVVEFTLAGAPYMILNGGPHYALTPAASISVLTKDQEETDRLWAALTADGGQESQCGWLVDRFGVSWQIVPEALVRMLNAEDREAAGRAQSAMMEMRKLDIAALQVAYRGV; the protein is encoded by the coding sequence ATGGGATTCAAGGCGAAGGTCCGCACGTGCCTGTGGTTCGACGGCGGGGGCCAGGAAGCGGCAGAGTTCTACGTCTCGCTGCTGCCGGACAGCGCGATCGACGCCGTCTCCCGGCCGAGCTCCGACGCCCCCGCCCTGGTCGTGGAGTTCACCCTGGCCGGCGCGCCGTACATGATCCTGAACGGCGGGCCGCACTACGCCCTCACTCCAGCCGCATCCATCTCGGTGCTGACGAAGGACCAGGAAGAGACCGACCGCTTGTGGGCGGCATTGACCGCGGACGGCGGTCAGGAGAGCCAGTGCGGATGGCTCGTCGACCGCTTCGGCGTGTCGTGGCAGATCGTGCCCGAGGCCCTGGTCCGCATGCTCAACGCCGAAGACAGGGAGGCCGCCGGCCGGGCGCAGTCGGCGATGATGGAGATGCGGAAGCTGGACATCGCCGCGCTGCAAGTGGCGTATCGCGGCGTCTGA
- a CDS encoding killer suppression protein HigA, whose amino-acid sequence MARTIAIRLAVMKHARTLSMVPVTPPDRRHRLAGKRKEQYAVDLVHPYRLVFEPRRGSAGARDAADRDTAGVTAITIVEVVDYH is encoded by the coding sequence ATGGCGAGGACGATCGCGATCCGCCTGGCGGTCATGAAGCACGCTCGCACGTTGTCGATGGTTCCGGTGACTCCGCCAGACAGAAGGCACCGCCTCGCCGGCAAGCGGAAGGAGCAGTACGCAGTGGACCTCGTCCATCCGTATCGGCTGGTGTTCGAGCCGCGACGCGGTTCCGCCGGCGCCCGCGACGCTGCGGACCGCGACACGGCTGGCGTGACCGCGATAACGATCGTCGAAGTAGTCGACTACCACTAG